The following coding sequences are from one Thermostaphylospora chromogena window:
- the dnaG gene encoding DNA primase → MAGRISDEDIALVRERSPIADVVGEHIQLRNAGGGNLKGLCPFHEEKTPSFNVTPARGYWYCFGCGEGGDVITFIRRLEHLTFTEAIERLAQRAGIQLRYERGGYVPGREQGERIRLLEAHRAAAEFYAEHLSSPEAAPGRRFLSERGFERVDAERFGVGFAPPEWDRLTRHLMGRGFSAAELIKGGLARDGRRGPIDRFRGRLIWPIRDITGDVIGFGARKLSEGDDGPKYLNTPESPLYRKSEVLYGIDLAKREISRRSQAVIVEGYTDVMACHLAGVPTAVATCGTSFGADHIKILRRLLLDQAEFRGEVIFTFDGDAAGQKAALRAFAEEQKFVTQTFVAVQPEGLDPCDLRLKHGDAAVRDLIASREPLFAFAVRSVISRYDLTTNEGKLAALDAAAPIVASIKDRALRQMYAVDLDRWLGFMNERLVVARVAEVAARGSARREQVARPASRRPDPADPGVRVEVEVLKLAVQRPALLGPGFDTLTPEAFTVPEHAALYSHILAAGGAAQAGPGGREWVDRLLNNAEESLKPLITRLAVEELRADAGDEERYGAAMLAALEAIAADRAIAELKSRLQRLNPVEAREEYNRLFGELVALEQHRRVLRERAAGSP, encoded by the coding sequence GTGGCAGGCCGGATCAGTGACGAGGACATCGCGCTCGTACGCGAGCGATCGCCGATCGCCGACGTGGTCGGCGAGCACATCCAGCTCCGCAACGCCGGAGGCGGCAACCTGAAGGGCCTGTGCCCCTTCCACGAGGAGAAGACCCCCTCCTTCAACGTCACGCCCGCCCGCGGCTACTGGTACTGCTTCGGCTGCGGCGAGGGCGGCGACGTCATCACCTTCATCCGCCGCCTGGAGCACCTGACGTTCACCGAAGCGATCGAACGGCTGGCGCAGCGCGCGGGCATCCAGCTCCGCTACGAACGGGGCGGTTACGTCCCCGGCAGGGAGCAGGGCGAGCGCATCCGGCTGCTGGAGGCGCACCGCGCCGCCGCCGAGTTCTACGCCGAGCACCTGTCCTCTCCCGAGGCCGCGCCGGGACGGCGGTTTCTGTCCGAGCGCGGCTTCGAACGCGTCGACGCCGAGCGTTTCGGCGTCGGCTTCGCCCCGCCCGAATGGGACCGGCTGACCCGCCACCTGATGGGCCGCGGGTTCAGCGCGGCCGAACTGATCAAGGGCGGGCTGGCCCGGGACGGCCGCAGAGGCCCCATCGACAGGTTCCGGGGGCGGCTGATCTGGCCGATCAGGGACATCACCGGTGACGTGATCGGCTTCGGCGCGCGCAAGCTGTCCGAGGGCGACGACGGCCCCAAGTACCTCAACACGCCCGAGAGCCCGCTCTACCGCAAAAGCGAGGTGCTGTACGGCATCGACCTCGCCAAACGGGAGATCTCCCGGCGCTCCCAGGCCGTGATCGTCGAGGGGTACACCGACGTGATGGCCTGCCACCTGGCCGGCGTGCCGACCGCGGTGGCGACCTGCGGCACCTCCTTCGGCGCCGACCACATCAAGATCCTGCGCAGGCTCCTGCTCGACCAGGCGGAGTTCCGCGGCGAGGTCATCTTCACCTTCGACGGCGACGCGGCGGGGCAGAAGGCCGCGCTGCGGGCCTTCGCCGAGGAGCAGAAGTTCGTCACCCAGACCTTCGTCGCCGTCCAACCCGAAGGGCTGGACCCGTGCGATCTGCGTCTCAAGCACGGCGACGCCGCGGTCAGGGATCTGATCGCCAGCAGGGAGCCGCTGTTCGCCTTCGCCGTGCGCAGCGTCATCTCCCGCTACGACCTGACCACCAACGAGGGCAAGCTCGCCGCCCTCGACGCGGCGGCGCCCATCGTCGCCTCCATCAAGGACCGCGCGCTGCGCCAGATGTACGCCGTCGACCTCGACCGCTGGCTCGGCTTCATGAACGAGCGGCTGGTCGTGGCGCGGGTGGCCGAGGTGGCGGCGCGCGGCTCCGCCCGCCGCGAGCAGGTCGCGCGCCCCGCGTCGCGGCGGCCCGACCCCGCCGATCCCGGAGTGCGGGTCGAGGTGGAGGTGCTCAAACTGGCCGTGCAGCGTCCGGCGCTGCTCGGCCCCGGCTTCGACACGCTGACCCCAGAGGCGTTCACCGTGCCCGAGCACGCCGCGCTGTACTCCCACATCCTCGCCGCCGGCGGTGCGGCCCAGGCCGGTCCCGGAGGCCGGGAGTGGGTGGACCGCCTGCTCAACAACGCCGAGGAGTCGCTGAAGCCGCTGATCACCCGGCTGGCCGTGGAGGAGCTGCGCGCCGACGCCGGGGACGAGGAGCGGTACGGCGCGGCGATGCTGGCCGCGCTGGAGGCCATCGCCGCCGACCGGGCCATCGCGGAGCTGAAGTCACGCCTGCAGCGGCTGAACCCGGTGGAGGCGCGGGAGGAGTACAACCGGCTGTTCGGAGAGCTGGTGGCGCTGGAGCAGCACCGCAGGGTGCTGCGTGAGCGCGCCGCGGGCAGCCCGTGA
- the rpoD gene encoding RNA polymerase sigma factor RpoD yields MADLVAKGRERGSVTVDDVAAALDRSELPSDALERVARMLAEHGVEVLDSQGDEDGARLDEDDVGKRAPTSDLVRIYLREIGRVPLLTAEEEVELAKSIEAGLFAEDKLANGVPPLAYPELEELVWEGHRAKQRLIEANLRLVVSIAKRYVGRGMLFLDLIQEGNLGLIRAVEKFDYTKGYKFSTYATWWIRQAITRAIADQARTIRIPVHMVETINKLVRVQRQLHQDLGREPTPEEIALEMDLPVDRVVEIQRIAQEPVSLQSPIGEEDSDLGDFIEDADAVVPMEAAAFIMLQDQLEDILATLSEREQRIIQLRFGLCDGHPRTLEEVGREFGVTRERIRQIESKTLAKLRHPTRAQMLRDYLD; encoded by the coding sequence GTGGCGGACCTCGTCGCGAAGGGAAGGGAGCGCGGCAGCGTCACCGTCGACGACGTGGCCGCCGCGCTCGACCGATCAGAGCTGCCGTCCGACGCGCTGGAGCGCGTCGCGAGGATGCTCGCCGAACACGGAGTGGAAGTCCTCGATTCGCAAGGCGACGAGGACGGCGCCCGGCTCGATGAGGATGACGTCGGTAAACGGGCGCCGACGAGTGATCTGGTCCGCATCTACCTACGCGAGATCGGCAGGGTCCCGCTGCTGACCGCGGAAGAGGAGGTGGAACTCGCCAAATCGATCGAGGCCGGCCTGTTCGCCGAGGACAAGCTGGCCAACGGCGTTCCCCCGCTCGCCTACCCGGAGCTCGAAGAGCTGGTGTGGGAGGGCCACCGGGCCAAGCAGCGGCTGATCGAGGCGAACCTCCGGCTCGTCGTCTCCATAGCGAAACGGTATGTCGGCCGGGGGATGCTCTTCCTGGATCTGATCCAGGAGGGCAACCTCGGACTCATCCGCGCCGTCGAGAAATTCGACTACACGAAGGGGTACAAGTTCTCCACCTACGCCACCTGGTGGATTCGCCAGGCGATCACCCGCGCGATAGCCGATCAGGCGCGCACCATCCGCATCCCGGTGCACATGGTGGAGACGATCAACAAACTGGTGCGGGTGCAGCGGCAGCTCCACCAGGATCTCGGCAGGGAGCCCACCCCCGAGGAGATCGCGCTGGAGATGGACCTCCCGGTCGACCGGGTGGTGGAGATCCAGCGGATCGCGCAGGAGCCCGTGTCGCTCCAGTCGCCGATCGGTGAGGAGGACTCCGACCTCGGTGACTTCATCGAGGACGCCGACGCGGTGGTGCCCATGGAGGCCGCCGCGTTCATCATGCTCCAGGATCAGCTCGAGGACATCCTCGCGACCCTGTCGGAGCGCGAGCAGCGCATCATCCAGCTGCGCTTCGGCCTGTGCGACGGCCATCCCCGCACGCTCGAGGAGGTCGGCCGCGAGTTCGGGGTCACCAGGGAGCGGATCCGGCAGATCGAGTCCAAGACCCTCGCCAAGCTCCGCCACCCGACCAGGGCTCAGATGCTCCGGGACTATCTCGACTGA